Proteins encoded in a region of the Flammeovirga yaeyamensis genome:
- a CDS encoding acyl-[acyl-carrier-protein] thioesterase encodes MMSSSLKEGVWSEHQTVKAHQIGPGYKMKPSTISEIFQEVAGNHSNAEKFGLREMMKNGHAWVLGSLKYEVKKWPKWTEDLHITTWVYDVQKLSSQRNFLIKDDKGNVIIQGSSIWFGIDLRRRRPIMITEFMDKVTQRDDLNTLEKPSKLKPPSSKDFESKRKVVYSELDPVNHVNNIKYFDWMLDSIPHSFKSKKLVEVEINYLSEVILDQEVDVITEQQQSENGYHLITGIYKEDKPACIIHTKWELI; translated from the coding sequence ATGATGAGTAGTAGTTTAAAAGAAGGAGTGTGGTCGGAACATCAAACCGTAAAAGCACATCAAATTGGTCCCGGCTATAAAATGAAGCCCTCTACTATTTCTGAAATTTTTCAGGAAGTGGCAGGGAATCATTCCAATGCCGAAAAATTTGGGCTAAGAGAAATGATGAAAAACGGTCATGCTTGGGTATTAGGAAGCTTGAAATATGAAGTCAAAAAGTGGCCAAAATGGACAGAAGACCTTCATATTACCACTTGGGTGTATGATGTTCAGAAACTATCTTCCCAAAGAAATTTCTTGATTAAAGATGATAAAGGAAATGTAATCATACAAGGTTCTTCCATTTGGTTTGGCATCGATTTAAGGCGAAGAAGACCCATTATGATTACCGAGTTTATGGATAAGGTGACTCAAAGAGATGATCTAAATACTTTAGAGAAACCAAGTAAACTTAAACCACCTTCATCTAAAGATTTCGAGTCGAAAAGAAAAGTGGTGTATTCTGAGTTGGACCCGGTAAACCATGTCAATAACATCAAGTACTTTGATTGGATGTTGGACAGTATTCCACATTCGTTTAAATCAAAGAAATTGGTAGAAGTAGAGATCAACTACTTATCAGAAGTAATCTTGGATCAGGAAGTCGACGTGATTACCGAACAACAGCAATCAGAAAACGGTTATCACCTTATTACTGGAATTTATAAAGAAGATAAACCTGCTTGTATCATTCACACAAAGTGGGAATTAATATAA